The Ostrinia nubilalis chromosome 11, ilOstNubi1.1, whole genome shotgun sequence genomic sequence GCCATAAGTAGGCATGAACACGCGAACATTTAATCATCATTTCTTCCGTGATTTGCGAAATTAACCCCAATTATAAGCCATTGTAGGAtcacattaataatattaattaaaaattgaacGTAAACACTGAGGTACTGAAATAGTTAATTAGTAagtaatttgtatttgtaaAGCAAGCTGACATTATtatatttgtcggccgtttggtgtagtggttcagaacgtgctactatgccaagaggtcccgggttcgattcccggccgggcagaaattgaaatgatgaattttaatttctgtgacgggtctgggtgttactatgtataatatgtatgtattaaaaaaaaaaaaaagtatataagtagtatatccgttaagctagcacccataacacaagcattaagttgcttactttggggctagctggcgatgtgtgaaattgtctaaagatttatttattatttattatttatttatttattatcattatagAATGTAGGTTAACACGAGATGACTCTTATCTATCACACAGGATGAATGAATACCTCAATTTGATATCACAGTCTGCAGTGCTTCTTACGCCATCAAGTATGTCATTTTAATGCTGAACTCAGCCCATTCATATTATCCTTCACTCAAGAACTCACTGAGCAGTTTACTCAGATCCATTTGTTCGTATTAAAGTTCCCATACTTATATTTTTGCAGGCCGCAACACTACTCGGACGGGACCCTGGACTCGCTTCAGTACTGCAAGTGTGTCTCCACGCCCGAATGCAACCCGTCCGTGGACTCAGCTGTAAGTACACCACTCAGGACTGGACAGGACATTTTCTTATGCTATCCTTTCCTCTCGTAATGAATGCAATCGTGCAGTTTATAGGTATAGCCTAGCCAGTagctattattttattatttaaacttacCGATTCCATTACATTTTTCAGAAAGCATGTGGTTTGGGTAAATTCTTATGTTGCTACAAACGGCCGAACAAAAGCACACCCCAGAACACAGGTAACAATACCCTCTATGGCCAAATAGATAAGGACTAACTACTAACAACAGGTCACTGAAAAAAGCCTGATTTCCTTGCAGAATTTTTCAATGAAGTCGAAGACGAACGTCCAATGTTGCTGCCCGGTCAAGGCGAACGCGCCGGCCCCTTCCCGCCGCCGCCCGATACCGTCCTCAACGGCGTGTTCGGGCCCGGCCACGGACACGAGGCCGCGCTCCTCGGCACCCTGCAGGACAACCGCGGCCCGCACCAGGCCGTCCTCATAGGCCCGGAAGGCCCGACTGGCCAAATCGGACCTAAGAGACCTGTACTCGTGGGCCCCGGGGGACCCACCGGCATCATCGGTCCTGATCAAAACCGAGGAATGCTCGTTGGCCCCGACGGTCCGACTGGCATCATCGGCCCGGGAAATAACCGAGGAGTTCTCGTCGGCCCCGACGGTCCCACTGGTGTCATCGGCCCCAATCAGCAGAATAGAGACGTATTGGTCGGCCCGGGTGGTCCCACCGGTGTGATCGGCCCCGGTCAGCAGAATAGAGGCGTGTTAGTGGGCCCGGGTGGGCCCACCGGTGTTATCGGGCCGGGTATTGTGAATAAACAAGAATACGAATATTTCAATTCCGGTAAACACGATGCTGGGCAAGACGAAACGGCACAGAGAGGAATTCTAGTCGGTCCCGGGGGTCCCACAGGAATCATAGGGCCGGCGGGCTATGGGCGGCGACCTGTGCTCGTGGGCCCTGGCGGCCCGACGGGCATCATCGGGCCGTACGGCGGCCGCAGCGGCGGGCGGCCCGTGCTCGTGGGCCCGGGCGGCCCCACCGGCATGATCGGGCCACCGAGGAGATACTacggtaaataatgtgtgtgaCGTGTGCGGCTTAGTGACTAATAAACTTAACTTGACCGCGCCATCGCGGCAGCGTGTTTGAGCGCCGCAGTGGTCGCCGTAGACTGGTATGTGTAAATATTATGGTAGTTAGAAGCGTGTGCGCCTCGTTGCTCGCTGTAGTCGCCTAGGAGGTTACCGTGTGCAGTAGATGTAAGTGAACATTGTACAACTAACTCGCCCGACCGTTCGCAGGGTGTTCGCGACAAATTAGAAACAAAGCTAAAACTTCACCCACTTCCAAACCTAAACCATGCAAGAGACATTGATATCTAAGTAATAGtttttttggatttttataaGCAAGAGGAACCATTAATTTTGTACCTAAATAAAGTTACCAATCATCCCTTTTGTTTCTTATTGTTCCTTATCGTTTTTTCTGAAAGTTTAactgaatttatttattcagtacttattCATTTCACTTTTACGAACATCGAGCtacaaagtttatttaaaaatatgtcagGTGAAAGTAATCTCCGAG encodes the following:
- the LOC135076389 gene encoding collagen alpha-2(I) chain-like; the protein is MNFDSWRWPEGAASVRIDTKVRFTDDAPRSEHKNNRGEVQADEPQFEEPSNTEGFYNRPPGAGRYPVRVQAYHPYRVDEQGIYSLKKTPQHYSDGTLDSLQYCKCVSTPECNPSVDSAKACGLGKFLCCYKRPNKSTPQNTEFFNEVEDERPMLLPGQGERAGPFPPPPDTVLNGVFGPGHGHEAALLGTLQDNRGPHQAVLIGPEGPTGQIGPKRPVLVGPGGPTGIIGPDQNRGMLVGPDGPTGIIGPGNNRGVLVGPDGPTGVIGPNQQNRDVLVGPGGPTGVIGPGQQNRGVLVGPGGPTGVIGPGIVNKQEYEYFNSGKHDAGQDETAQRGILVGPGGPTGIIGPAGYGRRPVLVGPGGPTGIIGPYGGRSGGRPVLVGPGGPTGMIGPPRRYYGK